ctccaaTAAATATCTATTGCCTTTTTCTCATAAATGTCCAAAATTCACCACTAGCCagcctctttttttcttttcctttccataTACATCCAGACCACCCACCTCCATGTCCCtcacttgtttttcttttcaacatgctTCCACTTGGTTTCAGCCCCCTTCTTAGACTTtgacattgcatgtttctttgtatttcctctcaattagcATGTGCTTTTGGTCAAATGTTTCAACTggatcccatgtgaattttattcaagctgaaaataaggagagaaaaataatactcaaaaataaattaaaaaaatagattatcaaaaatatgttctatatgtgaggaaatattgcccaattaaatcatagttataaaattaagcataaatatgttattaatcaattaaaaatcacaactcgtatttatccttattaaccattttttcatttaaaaccaataataatgtcatgaagcaattaaaatacattagttttaaatatataaaatatgcaagatTTATGCTCAATCACTTCCTCCTGCTGTCTCGGCCTGGAAGGATCCAGCATCTTTACATTTCTCTCCTCAAGCAATGCTCAGTGAAAGAACATCTATTCAAAATTGGCACTCACTTTTCAATCACTCTTGCCCTGGTACCACTAATTGCACAATCAAGACTTTCAACCTTCCTGTTACAGCCAATACTCGCCTCTCTCCATGCCTCACATGTCCATAAGCCAAGACACACTCCTTACCTCACCCTCTTAGTCCGTCTAGGTCGTTTACTCCTTTTAATCTTTTGTTTTTAGATATATGGGGACCCGCGCCTATGCCTTCCTCTAATGGGTGTCATTATTTCTTATCAATATATCTATAGTAGATGGCTATTCTAAGTATATTTGGCATTTCGcctttaagaaaaattagatgtttcttaaatatttttagctTTTCATGATTATGTGCAcaactttttctcttcaaaaattatttccaTTCAAACTAATGGAGGTGAGGAATTTCGGCCCCTTCACaaattctttcaaaattttgggATAAATCACCGAATTACATGTCCCTATTCACATGTTCAAAATGGCACTATTGAAAGGAGACATAGACACATCATTGAGAAAGGGCTATCCCGTTTAGCCCACGCATCTGTCCCACAAAAATTTTGGGCCAAGGCCATACTTACGGCCGTTTTTCTAATTAACAATATGCCTACTCCCCTTTTAGGCAACAAATcaccttatcaaattcctttttcaaaaaatccaGATTACACCTTTTTAAGGACTTTGGGTGTCTATGTTGGCCCAACCATAGGCCCTTTAAtagacacaaaattgattttcAGTCCAAGCCTTGTGTCTTTATCGGCTATAGCCCAGATCACAAAGGCTATTTGTACCTTCACATTCCCACTGGAAGGACTTATGTATCATGGAATGTTCAATTATTTGAACATGTATTTCCATTTGCCTCCCCCCAGCCCTCTAGTGTGTCTAATTTAGCCCAACCCTTTTCCTTGCCTACAGCCATATTACCAAACCCCTCTATTATCCTAAATTGAAACTCCTCAAGTTGTTCATCTTCTCCACTTCTCCCTTTACCTAGGTTTGTCTCTATTTCTCAGCCCATTTCTCACCCTACATCTCCAAACCTCTCAAACCATATTACCCACCTCTACCCAATCTGTATCCCACAACCCGAGTCTGTCTTCTCCATCTAGGTCATCTCCTACAACTTCCCATTTCATCACGCCACATCAAAACCTACCACTTTCTGTAACTCTTCCGCCACCATCTCACTCTAACCACCCTATGGTCACACGCTCACAGAACCATATTCATTGTCTTCTTCGTCGAACGGATGGAACCATTCCTTATCCTGTTCCGAAACCTTCTCTCCATCTCACCACTTCAACGTCTCTCACTATTCCCGAAGAACCCTCTTCCCTTACTGAAGCACCAAAATACCCTGAATGGAGAGCAGCCATGGCCTCTGAATTCGATGCTTTACTTCACAATCGTACTTGGGATCTCATTCCTTACTCATCCAATCTCAACATTCTCGGTTGCAAGTGGGTCCTCAAGACCAAATGGCTTGCTGATAGAATTCTTGAGCACCACAAAGCCCGCTTAGTGGCTAAAGGGTTTCATCAGCAAGTTGGGATTGATTTCACTAAAACCTACAGCCCTATGGTCAAACTAGTGACCATTCGGCTTCTACTTTCCATTGCTGTGTGTTTGTCTTGACCCTTCCATTAATTGGACATCCATAATGCATTTCTCTATAGAGATATGGAGGAAGCGGTGTACATGCATCAACCGTCGAGCTTTGCAAATCCAAACTATTCCAATCACATCTGTAAGCTTCATAAATCTCtatatggtctcaaacaagccCCTAGGGCTTGGTTTTCAAAGTTAAGCACTAAATTGCtttctcttggttttcttgcctCTAAGTCTGATTCATCATTGTTCTGTTttagaaataattataattttgtgttTGTGTTAATTTACGTGAATGACATTATTGTTACTGGTTCAAGTCAATCTTTGATCTTTGATTATTTCTTCTTTGCGTGCCTCATTTCCTGTAAAGGACTTAGGATCTCTGCATTATTTTTTAGGAATTGAGGTATTCCATAACTCTCAAggtctttttttttatctcagacCAAGTATATAACTGACCCACTCAGCAAAACAAATATGCATAACTCCAAATTAGTCTCAACTCCCATGGCCACTACGGCAAAACA
This is a stretch of genomic DNA from Carya illinoinensis cultivar Pawnee chromosome 3, C.illinoinensisPawnee_v1, whole genome shotgun sequence. It encodes these proteins:
- the LOC122304633 gene encoding uncharacterized mitochondrial protein AtMg00820-like, which encodes MVTRSQNHIHCLLRRTDGTIPYPVPKPSLHLTTSTSLTIPEEPSSLTEAPKYPEWRAAMASEFDALLHNRTWDLIPYSSNLNILGCKWVLKTKWLADRILEHHKARLVAKGFHQQVGIDFTKTYSPMVKLVTIRLLLSIAVCLS